One part of the Pandoraea faecigallinarum genome encodes these proteins:
- a CDS encoding rhodanese-like domain-containing protein, which produces MTSFTPHLVPPARLKEWLHDGAEIAVFDVREHGQYGEAHLFYGVTLPYSRLEIDIVRLAPRRNARVVVYDTDQSVAVLAAQRLDALGYTDVSVLEGGTDAWQAAGFTLFAGVNVPSKTFGELVELTYHTPRVTARELAAMRERGENVVILDGRPVNEYLKMTIPSSICCPNGELGYRIRELVPDTTTPVVVNCAGRTRSIIGAQTLINLGIPNPVMALENGTQGWYLEDLPLEHGSTRRYPDAVAPASLAQMREASGALAERFAVPDVDTATFARWAQDTSRTLFLCDVRTPEEFAAGTLPGAQHTPGGQLIQATDQYVGVRHARVVLFDNDGVRAPIVASWLRQLGHDAYVLRGGLASGAWLALPDTGVRATLPEVDVATLASALADGRVNVIDLRPSMSFRREHVPGSQWAIRPRLANLPAGADVVVIADERGVAELFVADWRREHAQDTRAFSLLAGGFKAWSAAGQPVETSPDSPPDAECIDYLFFVHDRHDGNKAAARQYLAWETGLLAQLDERERGAFRVGAPAAAK; this is translated from the coding sequence ATGACATCGTTCACTCCTCATCTTGTGCCACCTGCCCGACTCAAGGAATGGCTGCACGACGGCGCCGAGATCGCCGTTTTCGACGTGCGCGAGCACGGCCAGTACGGCGAAGCGCATCTTTTTTACGGCGTGACGCTGCCGTATAGCCGGCTCGAAATCGACATCGTTCGCCTCGCACCGCGCCGCAATGCGCGGGTCGTCGTGTACGACACCGATCAGAGCGTGGCCGTGCTGGCGGCGCAACGCCTCGATGCGCTCGGATACACCGACGTGTCCGTTCTCGAAGGCGGCACCGACGCCTGGCAGGCGGCGGGTTTCACGTTGTTCGCCGGCGTGAACGTGCCGTCGAAGACGTTCGGCGAACTGGTGGAGCTGACGTATCACACGCCGCGCGTGACGGCGCGCGAACTGGCCGCCATGCGCGAGCGCGGCGAGAATGTGGTGATCCTCGACGGCCGGCCCGTCAACGAGTATCTGAAGATGACGATTCCGTCGTCGATCTGCTGCCCGAACGGCGAACTTGGTTACCGCATTCGCGAACTGGTGCCGGACACGACCACGCCTGTCGTGGTGAATTGTGCCGGCCGCACGCGCAGCATCATCGGCGCGCAGACGCTCATCAACCTCGGTATTCCGAATCCGGTGATGGCGCTGGAGAACGGCACGCAGGGCTGGTATCTCGAAGACTTGCCGCTGGAGCACGGCAGCACGCGCCGCTATCCCGATGCGGTGGCCCCGGCCAGCCTCGCGCAGATGCGCGAAGCCAGCGGCGCGCTGGCCGAGCGTTTCGCGGTTCCGGACGTGGACACCGCAACGTTTGCGCGGTGGGCGCAAGATACGTCGCGCACGTTGTTCCTTTGCGACGTTCGCACGCCGGAGGAGTTCGCCGCGGGAACGCTGCCGGGCGCGCAGCATACGCCGGGCGGCCAGTTGATTCAGGCGACGGATCAGTACGTGGGCGTTCGACATGCCCGTGTGGTGCTGTTCGATAACGACGGCGTGCGCGCCCCGATCGTTGCGAGCTGGTTGCGTCAACTGGGGCACGATGCCTATGTGCTGCGCGGCGGCCTCGCCAGTGGCGCGTGGTTGGCCCTGCCGGACACCGGCGTACGCGCGACCCTGCCGGAGGTCGACGTTGCAACGCTCGCGTCTGCCCTGGCGGACGGCCGCGTGAACGTGATCGACCTGCGTCCGAGCATGAGTTTCCGCCGTGAGCACGTTCCGGGTTCGCAATGGGCGATTCGTCCGCGTCTCGCGAATTTGCCTGCCGGGGCGGACGTTGTCGTGATCGCGGACGAGCGCGGTGTGGCCGAGCTGTTCGTGGCGGACTGGCGGCGCGAACATGCGCAGGACACGCGCGCCTTCTCGCTGCTCGCGGGGGGCTTCAAGGCCTGGTCGGCGGCGGGACAACCGGTCGAGACGTCGCCCGATTCGCCGCCGGACGCCGAGTGCATCGACTATCTGTTCTTCGTGCACGACCGTCACGATGGCAACAAGGCGGCAGCGCGTCAGTATCTGGCGTGGGAGACGGGTCTGCTCGCGCAGCTCGACGAGCGCGAGCGCGGTGCTTTTCGTGTTGGTGCCCCCGCCGCGGCGAAGTAA